ATGATGAATGATTTCAAAGAATTATTAGTTTTACATATCAAAACAATGGTGTGTGACTctataacaaacaaaatataatccgttgattaaattagttaaatatgattcaagaagaagaaaagaagaaagctCAAGAACTAGCGGCCAAGACCAATAATGTAcgaaaagaagatgaaaaaagataaagagaatGAGAAGAAAGACAAGCAAGCAAGCAAGAACGACgaagaagaggaggaagaaaaaaaatatgacgaGAGGTGGGAGAAGTATTTTATTTCCCCTTTTGGTAAGCTTGGTATTGGCTTCCCCCAATTTTAATTCCCTccaaaattgattaaattaggttttagtcaatttactattttactctttattcAATTCAATAGACCAAACtgtcaatttatttttctgaacttatataatatattcaagtTAAAATTTCCagaatacatatataatatagtcagatttaattcattttaacttaatttttaaaattagcaaaataacataattaatatgAGAATTAATGAAGGAAAATCTTAAATTCCCTATTTTAAATCATGGCTAAGAGTTATTTATCTAATtttggttttaaaaaataaagtaaaaaatatgcTAATTATTTGTTTTGCAAATTTAGCAAGTACTCATCCTCTCTAAAGTTCCCTCCTGCACCACCACTTCCCGCCTCCCTTCTCCTCCCCGCCGCCGGCCGCCAACCTCCGCCGTCAATCTCCGCCGTTCACTTCCGATATCAATGGAAACTCAAAATTTGTCTTTTGGCCTCTCCTCTACCTTACCCACTTCACCaattcaaaaccaaaaaaatccaTTCTTTCAGATTTTGCTCAAACCaccttcttcttcaaatatTCTTACCCTTAAAGGGGTTTTCTTGAAACCCCATGTTTCTTTTTCTCCTAAAAGTTTCCCCAGCAAGGAATTTTTCCAGTGTAGGAATTGTTTGcaaagaattgaaagagaagCTATTACAGTTCCTGATAGTGGCGTGAGTAAAGAACTTAGAAAGAAGAAGCTTGCAGTGTTTGTATCTGGTGGAGGTTCAAATTTCAGGTCAATTTATGAAGCTACACTTGAAGGGACTGTTCATGGAGAGGTAGCTGTTTTAGTTACCAATAAAAAAGGTAgggtgtttttttttgaaagttttgTTTTTTCAGTTTATGTCAAGGTTTGATTGTAGTTGCCTTTTGATTCCTGTCTATTTGAGATTTTGGTAAAGCACTGAGCTTTGACATAGAATGAGCTGAGTAACTATGGGAATCAGCCTCTCTACCCAACAAAGGTAGAGGTAAGGTCCCACATGTGAATTACATTGGGTGTGTTGTTATAGGTGATAGATATTAGTTGACATATTTATTGTGGAGCTAGGTCCGTCAGAAACTTATACTGTATATTCAAAGTCAAGATTATTCTTACATCTATATACAATAGATGTGGAATACTTTTAGCTTTCTTCCTGTGtatttacttctttatattttgcatAGCCTTATGTGAAAATCCTAGCTCCACCGTTGGGTCGTTTGCTTTTTAGGAGTAGTTTAGCCTTCCGGAGAGTATACATTTGGAAATTTAGAGAACTTCTAATACTTCCTACTTAATTGCATTATATTGGCATGGGATGAGTTTAAATGGAGCAACATGGTtaatgaggattcatatagctgACGCCAACTTATTTTAGACTCGAgcataattgttgttgttgttattattgtaattcAAGATTTTTTGTTGTTGGCTTTTGGTACTTGTTTATTTGAAGTTTTGTAAATCTTTGAGCTTTAACAGCTTATGTAGGTATGGTGATACACATTAGTTGAGATTATGTTTTAGATATTATCACTTTCAGTGTAGGTCATATCCTTTCTAGGATTGGTTAGCACGTGAGAGATTATACGTCTAGAAAATATAGAGAACTTTCTTTTACATCTTACTTAAATTACAAATATTGGCATGAAATGAGTCTAAATGGAGTAACTGGTcaatgaggattcatatagccgaCCTTACATGTTTGAGACTCGGGCATAATTGTTGTTATCGTTATTATTGTATTTCAAGATTGTTGATTGTTGGCTTTTAGGTCCCTGCCGATTTGAGCTTTTGGTAAAGCTATGAGCTTTAGAGAAAAACTTTGTACTTTCAGCCTATTTGTATTGCAACTGTCTTGATTAATTTTGCCTAGATTGTAATTTCTATTCTCGTGTTCTTACGGCAGGTTTCATCTGTAttccttcttttgtttctttcgtcctgaaattttgttattcttaggTGTATAAACATTTTGCATGTTAAAGCTAGTGTGACTTTATAAATGAGTATGCTGAGTTGAAAATGAAATTACATTGGTGATAGACTTTTTCTTTCCCACACATGATGTGATGTTCCCATGATACAATATCAGCTATATATTTTTCAGCGGAAGCACTTGGAAATTTCAGATATTTCTGTTTCAACTAAAGGCTCCACAAATTTTGTAGATTACTCCAAGTTTCCACAGCTTTTTATCTGAAGATATATGTGTATTCAATTATCTTATTGTAGTTGTCACTCATCTTTTCATTTAGATTTGTTTTTGTTATGAAATGCAGATTGTGGAGGTGCAAAGTATGCAAGGGAGCAAGGCATCCCTGTTATTGTGTTTCCTAAAGCAAAGAATTCATCGGAGGGTTTATCGGAGGAGGATCTCGTGGGTTCTCTAAGGTTTCTTCTTTTCTAGACATGTCTCTTCTATTGATCTAACTGCTTCAGTAGTTAGCTTGTGCAAAGAAAGATGTCATCTTCCTTGAAATTAGGCTGTAACACAATCAGCTCctcttcttttatgtttttccttaCTTTTTCTTCTGGGATGATTAGCAGAAGAAAAATGGTATCTGAATAAAAGGAAATTTACTTGTACTGCTACCGTTTCTTCAGGATTTTGAATGTTGAGATATTTGAGCACAAAAAATTGATGTGTTTAAGTTACGTTCTTTTCATCAATATGGCGAAACTTTTGGTTTTCTTGAGCTTCCTTCTAGTTCCTGAATTCTTTGACGGCTTGTAACCATTCGTGCTTCAATCACTGAGCAAAGATTCCTCAAGAAACCATTTAACATTATCCAAGTATTTCAAAGAGAATTCTGCACATCTATCAAAAGTTCCTGTCTTTCTCAGTTGCATTTATTGATACCACATCTTCACTGTTGTTCTTCTCACCAGTGAACTATTGTAAAATATTCACCTAATTTTGACATAAGCTCTGATTAATTGAAACTTTAAGAGTTATTCGGTTAAGCGCTTCTTTCTGTTCACCTTTCTTTATTTTGGTTTCCTTTTCATTTTGCCCTTGGTTTTTTCTTGTTGGAGCAAACTGACTATTACAGATGAAATGGGAAAGTAAATGTGAACAGAAGCATGTAAACCATGATAAACATCTATATTTCTTGCCTATTTACTCTGTGTATGAATATTTTTCATACTCATTAGTTATTTAAATGAGGATGTATTGGAGGGCTCGTTTAATACGATGGATAAGAGATGATAATCCCGCGATAAAATGCTGGATTAATTTATCTTGCATTTGGTGTTGGGTATTAATTAATTCCGAGATTATTTGTTTCATCATTTGTATTACAATGTAGGATAACTTCACCTATCCCATCCCCAAACCAAACGACTCCTTAGTGTATGACATGAATAATCTTAGTTGTCTTCATTGTTTTACTGAAGTTATTTCCTTTATAATAAACTAACTTTTGTTTACAGAGCTTACAATATCGACTTCATTCTTTTAGCTGGGTACTTAAAGCTTATTCCTACTGAGCTGGTCCAAGCATTTCCAAGatcaatatttaatattcatCCGTCACTTCTTCCATCTTTTGGAGGCAAAGGCTACTATGGCATAAAGGTGCATAAAGCAGTCATAGCTTCTGGAGCTAGGTGCGTATTGTGTTTGCTATCAAAATGGAATTATTCTTGTTAATCAAGTAGATCGCTTCTCCTTCCTCATCATTGCACATTAGATAGTTGCTAAACATAAAATAGTACCACCGTTCAGCTTGTGAATTGCAAATTGAGTGCTTAGTTGAAGACTTAAATACTCAATGTGAGTCTATAGTTAATACCAACAAATATCATGTCAGAGAAACATGATCTAGGAACATTTTTTAGATCATATCCGATAATGTTGAGGATTATGATTCTTCAAGAAAACCATTTCTGTTTTGCTGGTTTTTACAATCAAGATTTCTAGTCAGATTTTGAGTTGAAAGTCCTTACTCCATTATCTCTGAATTCCCATAAATTGTAATAAACTAAAGACAGTTCCTATCATCATTTGAGCAAGaatttgtgattaattgtttactTGACTTTTTCATGACGATATTGTTACCTGGGACTTAGTTTCTGCATAatttcagtttatcatgtccacccttcaaaaatattaagcacCTAACCTTGATTTTAGTAGCTGCATTTGGGACAGGTTTAGTTTTTTCCCGTCCAATGCTTTGGATCCTCATTTTAGCTTCAAACACAAGTAATTCGCTTTTTCTGGCTGTTATTTGCTATCTGTAGGTATTCAGGTCCAACGATCCATTATGTCGATGAGCATTATGACACTGGACGTATTCTTGCTCAAGGGGTCGTGCCTGTGCTGGCTAATGACACTGCAGAAACACTTGCAGCAAGGGTTCTTCAGGAGgtcataatttctttttaacatTTCTTGTTATGAGTGTATTATTGTTGTCGCCATCAATTTTGAATCTTTGTGGTACATGTTTAAAGTAAACCTCTAGGTCTTCCCCATGTTTCTGATCATTACCTTACGTTCCACTATCAGTCCTGCAAAAACATGTATGGTTTCAGGAAAAGGGATCCCTGCAAAAACATGTTGTTAAACCGGGGCGAATAAGTCAACAAGAAGTTCCCTTGGAACAACTCGATGAATTTAGTTTTGATTGTTTTAGGAGGCCTTTGTGACTAGATCGAACCTCTAATTTTTATTGTATGATGATTTTTTGGCTGCAAGTTCTTTTCAATCTATGTATCTATTCAATAAATCAGTAGCATTATTGTTTATGTACATATTGTCTCAGATTTGCAACTCGTGTTACCTATCTCTCTATCTTTTTTCCCTATCCGTTAGTGTTCCCTGAAGACGAGCAATATCAACGCTCCCCCCTTTTAGGTTATCTCGTGCATCAATGTCCCTATCAAAGTGTTTATGTCCCATCGAATCCAACTCTTGTGTTGTTATTGCTTGTCCATTCCTCTCTTTTTTCGCTGCAATCTTTACACTAACATTCTTCGTTTAACAGGAGCATAAACTTTACGTAGAAGTAGCTGCAGCATTATGTGAAGAGAGAATTGTGTGGCGTGAAGACGGTGTCCCTCTCATCCAGAGCAAAGAAGATCCCAATCATTACAAGTAGAAACAAAGCCAGAGGTTAGCAACTCCGCGGCTAGAAGTATTCGTTACTGAGCTCTGTGTTGACACTAACATAGTTTTGGTACATATGCCTCGTGGGAGGCGTACCAACGTCCTTATTTGTTCAATTTACCATAGAAAATTCAACATATGTAGATGAATATTGTATGTCTATGACTACAAGTTTTGTACCAATATGTTTTGACaactttttatgttttcatctATGAAAGAAGTAGCTTGTTGTTTCTCAACATTGCTGGGTATTTGCcaaaatcatatacaaatacTTTTGAGACAATACATTTTGCTTACTATCACACATGAAAAATATAGGCAAAAGAGCTATTATACTCCTCAATTTTGCAATTAAGACCTCTTATTACCAAAGTGGCTATGATTACTCTTACCATTACACAAATGACTCGCATATAGCCTTATTATAACACAAATGACTAAAATATACCGTTAAATTGTTACACAAATGACTTGATATACATTTACCGTTACACAAATAACCCAAATATATCCTTTCCGTCCAATGAAAGTGAtttttattgagttttttttttaatgtaatggTAGAGGTATATGTAGCCACTTTTGTAACAAGTGATATATCAACTCTAAAATGTAAAATTGAGGAGTATATTAGATCCtttataaaatgatatataacttagggataattgtatagaatgacaaactaataatatgaaataaatataatagctATCGTTTGAATTATTTGTGTTCCATaacaaactgtttgtcagtccCTCTCTCCCTCGTATTCTCGCTCGCTtgtctctctcgctttatacaatagaattgtataaattgtgtttctaattgtataaagcgagagaaatatatatatatatatatatatatatatatatatatatatatacacacacacacacacacacatgcaaTCTCCATCTTATACACttgtaattatacaataaaagtatttccctgtccaagtctcttttgtttttctctcaTTCTCGTTTTatgcaaattcaaattgtatataatttctctctttctagttttatacaattcgactcaattgtatattccatgtcaagtctcttttgcccttctccctttctcgttttatacaaattcaaactgTATATAATCGTCCTATACATTGataattatacaattcgttttatatacttcgttttatacactttttttttatacaattctctgcccaagactctttctcattttatacacttcgttttatacagttctcttgaattgtatatttttagcgaattatacatatatctaTTTGCTATGGGGATCAATTATATAAACTTTGCTACAGCATACAAATACgaattatatgtttgttatataTAAAAGTTGCCCAACTTATCAAATCTAATATGGTCCATATAAGATATTGGGCTCTTAGTCCATATAAGCCCACATAAACAGCCCAAAATCTCTATCACTCTTAGGAACCCTCTCTAACTCCATATATAAATCAAGCTTCTAGGGTTAGGGTTTCATTGAATCAGCAAACTGCAAAGAAGAAACTTCAGCAATGGCCGCCAAGAAGACTGCCCGGAATCCGGAGCTGATTCGTGGAGTGGGAAAATTTTCCCGTTCCAAGATGTACCACAAGAAGGGTCTTTGGGCCATTAAGAAGAAGAACGGCGGCGCTTTACCCGTTCACTCAAAAAAGCCCGCCGTAGCTCCGGTGGCTGAGAAAGCCCCAAAATTCTACCCCGCCGATGACGTGAAGAAACCCCTTGTGAACAAACACAAACCAAAACCCACTAAGCTTAGGTCAAGTATTACACCTGGTACTGTTTTGATTATCCTTGCTGGAAGGTTTAAGGGTAAAAGAGTTGTGTTTTTGAAGCAGCTTGTATCTGGTTTGCTTCTCGTTACTGGTCCATTTAAGTTCAATGGAGTTCCTTTGAGGCGTGTGAATCAAGCTTATGTTATTGGTACCTCAACAAAGGTGGATATTTCTGGAGTGAATGTTGATAAGATTGATGATAAGTACTTTGCTAAACAAGTTGAGAAGAAGCAGAAGAAGGGAGAAGGAGAgttttttgaagaaaagaaagaggttTGCTTTCCTGTTTTTGCTCATTTTCTGTTAATAATTGAATTTGTTCTCCATTTGGTGGTTAAAGATTGGATCTTTGTAGTTAGTAAATGCTTATGGATTGGATCTTTTGCTAATTCTATGCTTGCAAGATTAgatctttttgtttattttgtgattAGGCACTACATTATTGTGTCTTGTGAAATGCTATGATCTCTTATGCTGATCTTATGtgaatataaataaagaaacatGGTTAGTGAGTATTCATAgataataattattgaaaatgaaaagCAAATTCCATTGACATTGTAATTTGCTGAGGTATTTTCTTGTTCCCCGAGCTGGCGATGGTAATATTGTAATTTGTTTGAATAACGAACTTTGGTTTGAAGAGAAATGGTTAGTGACATTCATAGGTAAGTTGTCTCATTTTTTGATGAGAAAGCTAAGAATGAAAATGAGCATTGACATTGACAATCGTACTACTGAAACTCGACGTGCCCTGTACATTTAACATTGACAATTGGATTATTAAGAACATGCTTGGACATGAATAACTCAATTTGGTTACAGAGAAACATAGTAAGTATTCTTAGGCAAGATTTTGTGTTTTGTTCGTGTGAATTGAAAACTAGCAAATTTCATGTTTCTGTAATTCTATAGTATTGAACTTGTGTTAACATGAATGATGTACTTTGATGTTCAACGGTTTGATCTTTTTCTATTTGGTAATTCTGTAGGAGAAGAATGTGCTTCCTCAGGAGAAGAAGGATGAACAGAAGGCTGTTGATGCAGCATTGATCAAGGCTATCGAGGCTGTTCCTGAATTGAAGGGTTACTTGTCTGCAAGGTTCTCGCTCAAGTCGGGCATGAAACCCCATGAGCTTGTCTTTTAGACCAGATAATTAAACTACttttgatgaaattgattttgttaGATCCATTTTGTTTTATGTTCTGTTTTGAAACTGCGTTTAGTCTTTGtattgaagattttgttggttATAAACATCTTAAGTTGAAATATGCAATATGAGATTTGCTCCTTTTTTGTCCTAGTATTTTCTTGATAGACTCCATGGTTTGTTAGCTGAAAGCTACATGTACCAAGAGAAGGGCGAAATTGAGTATCCTGATCTTGACTGCCATTGCGGCTGTAGCAATACAAATAGATTATTGTCTGAGAAGTTTACTGGCCGGTTGTTGTTCTTTGTCAGCATATCTGCTTACCGAACTTCTTACATATTGCATGATATTTTGTGAATCAGTTCTTCTACGTCTAGTGTCGTTTGCTGTTGTTTATTGAAGTTTGTACTTATTGCATGATAGTTGTGAGTATGTTGTATTCTGTGTACATGTTTGGCTGTTGAATGAGAAGGGGAGAAGATGGAAATGGCTTAGAATTTAGCCTTTCTAAGAGACCCTTGTCTTAAATCAATTCATCTATGCGCTTTCCAGGCTCGCTGCCTTGGTTCCCGGCAGTTTGCATATATGGGTGCTTACAACAAAAAGAACTATACAGTTTTTCGCCTTTCTGTAGTTCTTCAGTAGTATGACTTGTGTATCCATGAAGTTAATGTAAACAAGCTCCCTTTTAACTTGTTTGTACACTAATCTTTTCACCAATTGAACACTTTAATACATGTTGAACTTATGTTCAATGAGCTCTTTATATATGTGTTAAGTTAATATCTATTGAACACTAGTTTATGATTGCTGTATTGTGAGCATGTTATTAAGTAGATGTGTTCAATTAAGATCAGTAATTTTACTCTAATAATCAAAGGTGGTCTCCATAAATTCTAAGTTAAATATACTTGTCAAATCAATCAgacttattttgttatctatgCTTTATTATATGCCTCTATAAACCTACTACGTGAG
The DNA window shown above is from Solanum lycopersicum chromosome 11, SLM_r2.1 and carries:
- the LOC101252648 gene encoding phosphoribosylglycinamide formyltransferase, chloroplastic, producing METQNLSFGLSSTLPTSPIQNQKNPFFQILLKPPSSSNILTLKGVFLKPHVSFSPKSFPSKEFFQCRNCLQRIEREAITVPDSGVSKELRKKKLAVFVSGGGSNFRSIYEATLEGTVHGEVAVLVTNKKDCGGAKYAREQGIPVIVFPKAKNSSEGLSEEDLVGSLRAYNIDFILLAGYLKLIPTELVQAFPRSIFNIHPSLLPSFGGKGYYGIKVHKAVIASGARYSGPTIHYVDEHYDTGRILAQGVVPVLANDTAETLAARVLQEEHKLYVEVAAALCEERIVWREDGVPLIQSKEDPNHYK
- the LOC101252946 gene encoding large ribosomal subunit protein eL6, which encodes MAAKKTARNPELIRGVGKFSRSKMYHKKGLWAIKKKNGGALPVHSKKPAVAPVAEKAPKFYPADDVKKPLVNKHKPKPTKLRSSITPGTVLIILAGRFKGKRVVFLKQLVSGLLLVTGPFKFNGVPLRRVNQAYVIGTSTKVDISGVNVDKIDDKYFAKQVEKKQKKGEGEFFEEKKEEKNVLPQEKKDEQKAVDAALIKAIEAVPELKGYLSARFSLKSGMKPHELVF